CGTCGGATTTGCGCTGTACCGGCGTCCAGATATGTTTAGAACTAGTTTTACTTGCATCGAAAGGAGCAGCCGACATGATTTCGACTTTACGGCTCCCGTTGCATTTTCTTTGGCATGGCTGGCGCGACTAACACAAGCTGTTACGTATCCAGAATTTAATATCGTGCCTGCGCCTTGACGTCATCCGTTTCCGCGACATTCATAAGTCGTTTTATTGCGGTTTTGTAATGGAAGATCGAATCACCGTTGTGGTTTATTCGGTGTTTTTTGTATTTTTAGATACAGGGAACAATCTCACTTGGCGTGGGCTTACCAACCAATCGAAAGAGCAACAGGAACGCTATGAGCAACGAAAACCACCAAACCTCGCACGGCAAGGCGCTGACCGCGACCATCATCGTCATCGCCCTCATCCTCGTAGGAGGGTTCACCTACGAACTCGGCAGACGAGCCGGTATCAAAGAAGCATCCGGCGGCAAGGCCACCAGCCAATCGGTACAGTCATCGGCGGGCTCGAAGGACGGCATGAAGCGTGTCGGCATCCTCCAATACGTCAGCCACCCGGCCTTGGACCAGATCCATAAGGGCGTGGTCGACGAACTGAAAAAGGAAGGGTTCGTCGAAGGCAAGAACATCCAGATCTTCGACCAGAACGGACAGGCCGACCAGAGCAAGCTCGCCACGATGAGCGAGCAGCTGGTCAACAAGAAGTCCGACGTGCTGGTCGGCATCGCCACCCCCGCAGCCCAGGCGTTGGCCAACGCCACCACTACCACCCCGATCGTGCTGGGCGCGGTCACCGACCCCGTCGCCGCAGGACTGGTCCACGATATGAAGGCTCCCGGCAAGAACATCACCGGCGTCTCCGACCAGCCGCCGGTCGCCGCCGAAATCAAGCTCGGCAAGCAGCTGATTCCCCAGGCCAAGACGGTCGGCATGCTCTATGCCTCCACGGAGGTCAATTCCAAGTCACAGGTCGAAACCGCTTCAAAGGCGGCTGAAGCGCTCGGTTTGAAAGTCGAGAAATTCCCGGTGCCGTCGACCAACGAAATCGCGCAGACCGTGCAGGTGATGAGCGATAAGTGCGACTTCATCTACACCCCGCTCGACAACACCATCGCCAACGCCATGCCCACGGTGACCGAAGAGGCCAACAAGAAGGGCCGGCCTGTCATCAACTCGGTGGACACGATGGTCAAACAGGGCGGATTGGCGACCATCGGCGTCAACCAGTACCAGCTCGGCATCCAGACCGGCAAGATGGCCGCCCAGATCCTCAAGGGCAAGGGCAAGCCGGCCACCATGCCCGTCTACACCTTCTCCACCGGTGACACGATCATCAACAAGGAGCAGGCGCAGCACTTCGGCATCACCATTCCCGCCGATCTGCAGAAGAACGCCAAGCTCGTCACCACGGAGGTCGGCAAGCAATGATCATCTCATCGATCGGCCAGGGCATGCTATGGAGCATGCTCGGCCTCGGCATCTTCATGACCTACCGTATCCTGGGCTTCCCCGATATGACCACGGAAGGCTCGTTCCCGCTGGGAGGCGCGGTGTGCGTCGCGGCCATCACCGCTGGCGTCAACCCGTTCCTCGCCACCCTGCTCGGCGTTTTGGCCGGCATGTGCGCAGGCCTGGTGACCGGCCTGCTCTACACGAAAGGCAAGATTCCAGTGGTCCTCGCCGGGATTCTGGTGATGAGCGCACTCAATTCCGTCATGCTCTTCGTGATGAAGTCCCCGAACCTTTCGCTGCTGAATCTTCCGAAAATCCAGGACGTCTTCATTCCGCTAAACCTGCCGACGAACTATGACACCGTTTTCATCGGACTGTTGGCCGTGGCCATCGTCATCGGCCTGATGTCGCTGTTCTTCAACACCGAGTTCGGACAGGCCTACATCGCCACCGGCGACAACGAGTCCATGGCCAAATCGCTCGGCATCCACACCGAACGGATGACCAACGTCGGGCTCATGATTTCCAACGGGCTCATCGCGCTTTCCGGCGCGTTGATCTCCCAGCATGACGGCTACGCCGACGTGAGCAAGGGCGTGGGTACCATCGTCATCGGCCTCTCCTCCATCATCATCGGCGAAGTCCTCTTCGGTGAGCTTTCCTTCTTCCAGCGCATGCTCGCCACCGTGGTCGGCAGCATCATCTATCAGCTGCTGATTCTCCTGGTCATCCGCCTCGGATTCGACACCACGTATCTGAAATTCTTCTCGGCGGTCGTGCTCTCGCTGTGCATGCTCATCCCCCAGTTCAAACGCGCCTTGCATCTGACCACGGGATTCGAGAAATACTTCAAGAAGAATGACGTTGTGGAATCAAGCGGAAAGGCTAACGCATGAAAGACGAGACGATGATACAACCCGATAACAACGCCGCCACCCTGACTGCCAGTGAGACCGAAACCCAGGAAGCCACCGACCCCAAGGATATCCGCCTTGCCATCGAACACTGCACGGTGAAAGTCAACAACGGCATGGACGACACCAAGGAAATCCTGATCGATGCCAACCTCGCCGTCAAACCGGGCGATTTCATCACCGTGCTCGGCGGCAACGGCGCGGGCAAAAGCACCTTGTTCAATGTCATCGCCGGCGGCATCCACCCCACTACCGGACATGTTTTGCTCAACGGCGAGGACATCACCTCAAGCTCGCAGGTGGCGCGTGCGAAGTACATCGCCCGCGTCTTCCAGGATCCGAAAATGGGCACGGCCCCGCGTATGACGGTTGCAGAAAATCTGTTGCTCGCCACCCGTCGCGGCCAGACCCGTCGCTTCAAAATGCGGGAGATGGCGGCAAATCATGACCGCTTTTACGAGCTGTGCAAGGGAATCGGCAACGGACTCGAAGAGCACCTGAACACTCCTGCCGGCAACCTTTCCGGCGGACAGCGTCAGGCGCTGAGCCTTATCATGGCCACCATCACCAAGCCTGACCTGCTGTTGCTCGACGAGCACACCGCAGCCCTCGATCCGAAGACCTCCAAGCAGCTCATGGCCATCACCGCCAGCACCATCGCGGAGCAGCAACTGACCTGCCTGATGATCACGCACCGCCTTGATGACGCGTTGAAATACGGCAACCGCCTCATTGTGCTGCAAAAGGGCCAGATCGTCCGCGACCTGAATGCCGAGGAGAAGAAGAAACTGACCATGGCCGACTTGCTCGAATTCTTCGAGGACGGGTTCTAAAAACGGGAATCATCAAACCAGCCTACGGGTATTCGTTCAAAACCGCCAAACCTCCGAACGCTATTACTCGTGGGCTGGTTTTATACCCTCATCCTGTATTGACTGTTGTTTCCCGACTTTTGCCTTCTTTCCATCCACAGTCTTCTCGGCCTGACTGAGACCAAACGAACAACTGATAATTACACGATCAAACACACGATACCGGCCACAACATCATTGCCGAGCGAAAAGCTGACTTCCACCATCCGAATTCGATTCAACCAATGGCGAAGTGCTTGCAAACATTCTGAAAACAGCGGTCCGGCAACACTGTTTCTTTGCCATACTGGTCTTATGACACGATTCTTTACCCGTTGGATCATCCTGACCATCGCCGCTGCCGCGATGGTGCTGCTCATTCCCAGCATGCAGCCCATCGGTACTCCCCCGATTCTGGGCATCGCCGTGTTCGCGCTGTTTCTGGCACTAGTCAATGCCGTCATCCGTCCGATTCTCAACGTGGTCACGCAGGTTTTTGCCCTTCCGCTTTCGATCATGTCGCTGGGTCTGATTTCGATCATCCTGCTGCTGATCGTCAATTGGCTGTGCATGCGTCTGGCCTCATGGCTTGCGGTATCGCTTTTCGGCGTAGGCGTTTACATTTCCGGCTTCTTCGCCTCGATCATCGGCACCATCATCATGTCGATCGTCTCCGCCATCGTCGATTCCGTCATCGGCGAGTAACCGCCAATTAATGGTCTCGCCTACGATAATCTTGCGATGAACAGACTCAAACCTTAGCAATAATTTATCCCGGCAACGCCAAGGGCCCTGTGAGCTTGAAACTCACAGGGCCCTTGCGGTATGTCCTTTAAAGGAATGGGATTCAGAAATCAGCGAGCGTAGAACTCGACGACGTACTGAATGTTGACCTCGACCGGAATCTCTTTGGTTTCCGGCTTGCGGGTAAGAGTCGCCTTGAGCGAGGCGAGGTTGACGTCCAGGTATCCGGGGACGGCGGGCAGCACATCGCGGTGCACGCCCTCAGCGGCGATCTGGAAGGGAACCATGGTCTGGCTCTTCGGCTTGACCTGGATGGTCTGGCCGGGCTTGACACGGTAGGACGGACGGTCCACCACGTTGCCGTCGACCATGATGTGGCGGTGCACGACATACTGACGTGCCTGGGCGGTCGTGCGGGCAAAGCCTGCGCGAAGCACCAGAGCATCGAGACGGGTCTCGAGATCGACGAGCATTGCATCGCCGGTCTGGCCCTTGGTGTGGGTGCCCTTTTCATAAGCTGCACGAAGCTGCTTCTCGGAGACGCCGTACTGGGCGCGCAGACGCTGCTTCTCGCGCAGACGAACCGCGTAATCGGATTCGGTGCGGCGACGCGTGCGGCCATGCTCACCAGGAGCGTACGGACGCTTCTCGAAGATGCGCTGAGCCTTGGGGGTCAGTGCGATGCCGAGGGCGCGCGAAAGACGCACCTGACGGCGAGAACGCTGAATGTTAGTCATTCTGTTGTTCCTTTGTATTCTGTCGTTATCTGAACGGAACGCGATTCTTTTTCAAGAACGCGCTGAGCCGGGCCTCTCCAGTGCTTCAAGGCGCCAAGCGCCAACGATGTTCTCGTTTTGCCGGGCACACCGCCGACCCACTGATGGGCTAAGACTCCAGATAATGCCCGCCTTATGGCAGACACAAGCTCTTATTTTACCCGCAGGGTACGGACGAGATAAAACATAATACACACTCTACAAAAAGCAAAAACCTTCCCGGCATCAGCTCCTTTTGTTCCTTTTCCTCTTTCGTCGTTTCCTACCCTTTTTCTGTTGATTTCTATTTCTTTTATTTTTTCTTTTATGGTTCTTTAATGGTCGACTTTTATTATTTTTTCTCTTCAAAATGTTAATTTGATCTTCGAAAACCCCTTGTGGGAAAATCTCAGCATCGCTAAATTTGCCGCTATCATTATCTTTGGCATGCAATAAGAGCGCATTCAATCGGATAACAAAATCCATAAATGCAGCAAACGCGAAGATCAAGGCGGCAATTCTACTCACAAAGTGAACACAACCTACGGGAAAAACTAATTTCGTATCCGCATAACCAAATAAACTGAGAATAAGGATATAAAAATGATAAATATAATCATATTCCCATAAGAAAACAAAATTTAATATTGAAAAAAGGAAAGAAACAATCGTTCCAATATATTTGATTTTTCTTAAAGAACGCACAAGTAATCTTGGAGCATATACACAAACATAAACAATCTGTAAAAGACAGCAAACTCCTGCTGCCAGCAATGCAACCACAACGATAACTTGAACCACAACCTCAAGTAGACCAATTATCGTAACTAACGGTATATTACTACTAGTATAATAAAAATATAATCCAGCGTTTAATAAATATCTGCCAGCCCATATAAGAGTTGGAATAACCAGCAAAATCGAGACGCAATTAATGATTCCCAAACACAAAACAAGGCACGCCAGTCCAACATATCCAACACCCATATCATGGTCTCGTCTTTTTTTTGAAATTTCCCCCCAACGTGACCAAGAAGTTTTTCTATGCGAAAATACCCATTTTATTCTTCCGAAATTAGTTCTTAGTTCACGAAATTGACTAGTAACTAAATCAAATACTTGATGAAGTAGCTTAAAAGTATCTCTCAGAAATTCTCTCATGGTAATAATATCTCACACAGAAACACGTATTGCAAATAAGCAAAGCAAATAGAAAACTAAACTATTGTCATCACTACCGTACCCTAACCCAAAAATCATTTAATGCGACTTAGCAAAAATACGGTAGCACACGAAATAATCTTGCCTTAGCCAATCCTGACCATAATTCCGTAGTAATTATTCGTAACTTTCGAATAGAACGCTATTCTACAGCTTCGCCCTATTGATTAGTGCTATTTCTCTGATTGAACGTAATCAGAACTTCCGAAAGCAACAAATATGCATTCTCCTTTTGCCTAGCTTCATCGATCTACTTAAAAATCGTGGCTTTCTAGATCGAACTCAACCTTTGATTTTCTACCAACCGTCCCAAATCAAGTTATCTTTAAAATCATAAATACTTTATCAACCGCTAACTAGCAAGAAACAACTAAACTTTCTTACAGTTTTTCAATCGGGGCAACGCGGAGCATCAGGCGTTTGACACCGTCGGAGCCGAAATCGACGGTGATGATCGAGTTACGGCCTTTGTCTTGGGTGTCGACGACGGTGCCCAAGCCGTACTGGTCGTGGGTGATTTTGTCGCCGATCGAGAAATCGGAGATATCGAGCTTGTTATCTTTTTTCAGAGCTGAAGCCGGCACTGAACGAGACGCGGATTTTGGCGTCGTGCGCCGCGTGGTCACCTTACCGCCGCGGGTATGCGAACCCGAAGAGTATGAGGACGAGCCATAACCGGAGCGTGAGCCGTACGACGAACCGCCGGAAGAATGCGAACCATAGCCGGAACGCGACGAAGAGCCGCGGTAGTCCGAACCGGCACCATACAGCGAGTGCGAACGGGAACGCGAACCATATGACGAACCGCCGGACGAGTGGGACCCGTATCCCGAATGGCCGGAACCGTAGCTCGAGCGCGTTCCATACGACGAACCGTAACCGGAACGCCCCGAGCCACGAGAGCCACCGTACGATGAGGAAGATCCGGAAGCTCCGAACGTGGAACCGGACGAGAAACCGTCGTCATCTTCCCAACCGCCGAATTCGTCATCGAAATCACCGTCGCCGGATCCACTGCCCCAACCTGAACGCATGCGTTCGACGCCGGCTTCACGGCGCTTCCATTCGATCAATTCGTCGGGAATCTCGTCGAGGAACTGGCTGGGCATCATGTCATTGGCCTGGCCCCACTGCGAGCGCACGGCCGCGCGGGTGACGTAGAGCCGCTGCTTGGCACGGGTGATGCCGACGTAGGCCAGTCGGCGTTCTTCCGAGAGTTCCTGTTCGTCCTCGAGCGAGCGTGAATGCGGGAATGTGCCCTGCTCCATGCCCGTGAGGAACACCACGGGATATTCGAGGCCCTTGGCCGTGTGCAGGGTCATCAGCGTGACCTTGCCGCTGTCCTCCCCTTCGCCGGGCAGCTGGTCGGAATCAGCGACCAACGCCGTGGTCTCGAGGAATCCGGAAAGCGTGGCGTCCGGGGTCTTCTGTTCGAATTCTGCGGCGACGGACTGCAACTGCGAAAGGTTCTCGACGCGTGACTCGTCCTGCGGGTCGGTGGAGCGCTGCAGTTCTTCGAGCAGCTTGGACTGGTTGAGCACCTGCGCCACGATCTCGGAGGGTTTGGAATCATAGTCGGCCGCGAATTGCATCAGGCTTCGCATCAAATCACGGAATTCGCCGAGCTTGGTCCGTGTTCGTGTGGGCAGGTCGGGGATCTGGTCCATCTGGTCGATGCCGTTCCAGAACGGTACGTTGTGTGCCTCGGCGTAGGCGGCCACCATGGATTCGGCTCGGGCACCAAGCCCGCGTTTGGGCGTGTTCATGATGCGACGCATGTTGACGCTGTCAGCGGGGTTGGTGATGGCCTGCAGATAGGCGATGGCGTCCTTGACCTCACGTCGTTCGTAGAATTTCGTGCCACCGACGAGCTGGTAGGGAATGCCGGCGTTGATCAGCGCCTCCTCAAGTGCGCGGGACTGCGCGTTGGCGCGGTACATGATGGCCATATCGGCATAGCGGTAGCCGTTCTCGCTTTTGAGGTTGGCGATCTCGTTGGCGATCCAGCCGCCTTCCTGCTGAGCGTTGTCGGCCGCGTAGCCGACGATCGGCTCGCCCTTGCCGAGCGAGGTCCACAGTTTTTTGGGCTTGCGTCCGGTGTTCTTGGAAATGACGGCGTTGGCAGCATCGAGGATGGTCTGCGTGGAACGATAGTTCTGCTCCAACATGATGGTCAGCGCCCCCGGGAAGTCCTTCTCGAAATCCTGGATATTGCTGATGTCGGCGCCGCGGAACGCGTAGATGGACTGGTCGGAATCGCCGACAACGGTGACCCAGGCCGGGCCTTCGCGGCCTGCTGTCGCCTGGCTGGAAGGCTGCGAGCCCGTGGCGGGGCGATTGGGATCGTCGATGCCGGAAAGCTCGCGCACCAGCTGGTATTGCGCGTGGTTGGTGTCCTGGTATTCGTCGACCAGAATGTAGCGGAACTTGCGATGATAGTAATCCGCGACTTCCGGGTGATCATGCAGCAGCTCGACCGTGCGCACGATCAGATCGTCGAAATCGACGGCGTTCGCTGCGGCAAGGCGATGCTGATACTCGGCGTAGACCACGGCATACAGTGCTTCGGTATTGTCGTAACGCCCCAGCTGATAGCCCTGCTGGCCGGGTGTGTAATCCGGCGCATAGGTCTTGAGCATCTCCTTCCAGCCGACCAGCTTGTTCTTGTAATCTGAAATCTGGCCGAGGATGGCACGCGGCGTATAGCGCTTCAAATCGACGTTGAGACTCGTGGCGATAAGCTTGATCAGCCGTTGGCTGTCGGCGGTGTCATAGATGGAAAAGCCGGAATTGAGACCGATGGTTTTGCCGTCTCGTCGCAGAATGCGTACGCAGGCGGAATGGAACGTCGAAATCCACATACGCTCCGCCACCGGACCGATCAACGATTCCAATCGTTCGCGCATTTCAGCGGCGGCCTTATTGGTGAAGGTGATGGCCAGAATCTGGCTGGGCCAGGCACCGAACTGCGAAAGAATCCACGCCACGCGACGGGTGAGCACACGGGTCTTGCCCGACCCGGCACCTGCACCGATCAGCAAGGCCGGTCCGCGATACTGCACCGCCTTGGCCTGCTGCTCGTTCAGGTCGCCGACGAGTTCCTCTGCGCTTCGTGCAATCAAATCCGGATCCTGTGCCACACCCGTTCCCTTCGAAAATGCCGTTTTGCGAGCGCCCCGAACCCGGCTCGCCCGCCTGCCATAGGACTTCATTTCTATCACAATCGCTGGTCTTGAGGAGCTCAGAGATGAGCGTCATGAACATCAGCTGGCAGATGCCTGCGAGCATCCCAACAGCCTTTCGAAGGTTGGAATCATGCGCCCCGCAGGTCTTATCGCGGCAAAGTTTCCTTTTCTGCCGGTTGTATCCATGGCAACGCAGGTTTCCATGATTGCTTTCTGTGCCCATTCCCCTTTCGACTGACGCCGCGCCAACCGCCTGCGGCATGCTGCGAAACGGTCAGATTACGCAACATATAAGGCAAATCGATGACGGACACTAGACGCGGCTTATCAACGTCACCTCCAGTGATTATGCTCGTAGACCATACATGTATGCATGGCGTCGGGCATCGCCAAAATCTACCGACGGAAACGAGAGGATGACATGAAGGAACTTGAAGACAGAATCCGCCGGGACGGAACCGTAAAACCGGGCGAAGT
The window above is part of the Bifidobacterium sp. ESL0704 genome. Proteins encoded here:
- the trpX gene encoding tryptophan ABC transporter substrate-binding protein — translated: MSNENHQTSHGKALTATIIVIALILVGGFTYELGRRAGIKEASGGKATSQSVQSSAGSKDGMKRVGILQYVSHPALDQIHKGVVDELKKEGFVEGKNIQIFDQNGQADQSKLATMSEQLVNKKSDVLVGIATPAAQALANATTTTPIVLGAVTDPVAAGLVHDMKAPGKNITGVSDQPPVAAEIKLGKQLIPQAKTVGMLYASTEVNSKSQVETASKAAEALGLKVEKFPVPSTNEIAQTVQVMSDKCDFIYTPLDNTIANAMPTVTEEANKKGRPVINSVDTMVKQGGLATIGVNQYQLGIQTGKMAAQILKGKGKPATMPVYTFSTGDTIINKEQAQHFGITIPADLQKNAKLVTTEVGKQ
- a CDS encoding ABC transporter permease; the protein is MIISSIGQGMLWSMLGLGIFMTYRILGFPDMTTEGSFPLGGAVCVAAITAGVNPFLATLLGVLAGMCAGLVTGLLYTKGKIPVVLAGILVMSALNSVMLFVMKSPNLSLLNLPKIQDVFIPLNLPTNYDTVFIGLLAVAIVIGLMSLFFNTEFGQAYIATGDNESMAKSLGIHTERMTNVGLMISNGLIALSGALISQHDGYADVSKGVGTIVIGLSSIIIGEVLFGELSFFQRMLATVVGSIIYQLLILLVIRLGFDTTYLKFFSAVVLSLCMLIPQFKRALHLTTGFEKYFKKNDVVESSGKANA
- a CDS encoding ATP-binding cassette domain-containing protein; the protein is MKDETMIQPDNNAATLTASETETQEATDPKDIRLAIEHCTVKVNNGMDDTKEILIDANLAVKPGDFITVLGGNGAGKSTLFNVIAGGIHPTTGHVLLNGEDITSSSQVARAKYIARVFQDPKMGTAPRMTVAENLLLATRRGQTRRFKMREMAANHDRFYELCKGIGNGLEEHLNTPAGNLSGGQRQALSLIMATITKPDLLLLDEHTAALDPKTSKQLMAITASTIAEQQLTCLMITHRLDDALKYGNRLIVLQKGQIVRDLNAEEKKKLTMADLLEFFEDGF
- a CDS encoding phage holin family protein encodes the protein MTRFFTRWIILTIAAAAMVLLIPSMQPIGTPPILGIAVFALFLALVNAVIRPILNVVTQVFALPLSIMSLGLISIILLLIVNWLCMRLASWLAVSLFGVGVYISGFFASIIGTIIMSIVSAIVDSVIGE
- the rpsD gene encoding 30S ribosomal protein S4; amino-acid sequence: MTNIQRSRRQVRLSRALGIALTPKAQRIFEKRPYAPGEHGRTRRRTESDYAVRLREKQRLRAQYGVSEKQLRAAYEKGTHTKGQTGDAMLVDLETRLDALVLRAGFARTTAQARQYVVHRHIMVDGNVVDRPSYRVKPGQTIQVKPKSQTMVPFQIAAEGVHRDVLPAVPGYLDVNLASLKATLTRKPETKEIPVEVNIQYVVEFYAR
- a CDS encoding UvrD-helicase domain-containing protein; its protein translation is MAQDPDLIARSAEELVGDLNEQQAKAVQYRGPALLIGAGAGSGKTRVLTRRVAWILSQFGAWPSQILAITFTNKAAAEMRERLESLIGPVAERMWISTFHSACVRILRRDGKTIGLNSGFSIYDTADSQRLIKLIATSLNVDLKRYTPRAILGQISDYKNKLVGWKEMLKTYAPDYTPGQQGYQLGRYDNTEALYAVVYAEYQHRLAAANAVDFDDLIVRTVELLHDHPEVADYYHRKFRYILVDEYQDTNHAQYQLVRELSGIDDPNRPATGSQPSSQATAGREGPAWVTVVGDSDQSIYAFRGADISNIQDFEKDFPGALTIMLEQNYRSTQTILDAANAVISKNTGRKPKKLWTSLGKGEPIVGYAADNAQQEGGWIANEIANLKSENGYRYADMAIMYRANAQSRALEEALINAGIPYQLVGGTKFYERREVKDAIAYLQAITNPADSVNMRRIMNTPKRGLGARAESMVAAYAEAHNVPFWNGIDQMDQIPDLPTRTRTKLGEFRDLMRSLMQFAADYDSKPSEIVAQVLNQSKLLEELQRSTDPQDESRVENLSQLQSVAAEFEQKTPDATLSGFLETTALVADSDQLPGEGEDSGKVTLMTLHTAKGLEYPVVFLTGMEQGTFPHSRSLEDEQELSEERRLAYVGITRAKQRLYVTRAAVRSQWGQANDMMPSQFLDEIPDELIEWKRREAGVERMRSGWGSGSGDGDFDDEFGGWEDDDGFSSGSTFGASGSSSSYGGSRGSGRSGYGSSYGTRSSYGSGHSGYGSHSSGGSSYGSRSRSHSLYGAGSDYRGSSSRSGYGSHSSGGSSYGSRSGYGSSSYSSGSHTRGGKVTTRRTTPKSASRSVPASALKKDNKLDISDFSIGDKITHDQYGLGTVVDTQDKGRNSIITVDFGSDGVKRLMLRVAPIEKL